The Cyprinus carpio isolate SPL01 chromosome A5, ASM1834038v1, whole genome shotgun sequence genome has a segment encoding these proteins:
- the arhgap25 gene encoding rho GTPase-activating protein 25 isoform X1 translates to MSLRLPRNWDFSTFRAETAKIARSKSVMPGEGSPRSTHTGFKRSMEKPLKTGWLKKQRSIVKNWQLRFFVLRGNVLTYHKDDKESGVQGTIPLFSCQVNELPSNADDKFLFEIIPGSSTDRERDAYVLMATSQSEMEEWVRSIRKAIGSRSSGVFGKSLSDIMVYEKKFGSRLVPILVEKCAEFIREHGLIEEGIFRLPGQDNQVKQFREAFDAGERPSFPSDTDVHTVASLLKLYLRELPEPVVPWTQYQDFLDSTLMLDAATAAGKEKLEKQISLLPKVNYNLLSYICRFLFEVQQNSKVNKMSVENLATVMGVNLFKPQVEDAISMMKGTPMIQKVMTVMIRHHELLFPPSKDMLPSPLPSKKNKSKKNSNPRSFVGWESAECEVSSLSESPEEEEMDTPDEEKKDLWSSETGSEGTPLSPTSPFSSTTDMLPDSPRKRTQTLPSLGCPSVGKTVREPSWEPWSRFQESFNENEEKTFSEDIFKLLDLQKMTLFSGGQKSEKEKVEGQKDTEDTGLHKTASDNVDKQIDALKTQAQSTTPLPKPRLSNQVSAAPVSREKPAAPSAPALQKSNAAQPENTDSAVIINSLQQKNKELSATVTELQAALEAERRCKAALEILLRNAERTRDEALVRNEQLNREIQEFLSRPTGGPS, encoded by the exons ATGTCTTTGAGACTACCTCGCAACTGGGACTTCAGCACCTTCAGAGCTGAAACCGCCAAGATAG CTCGCTCCAAGAGTGTTATGCCAGGGGAAGGTAGCCCTCGATCCACTCACACTGGTTTTAAGAGATCCATGGAGAAACCTCTGAAGACGGGTTGGCTGAAGAAGCAGAGATCCATCGTAAAGAACTGGCAGCTGCGCTTCTTTGTGCTGAGAGGAAACGTCCTTACATACCATAAAGATGACAAAGAGAGTGGCGTCCAG GGAACTATACCTTTGTTCTCATGCCAAGTTAATGAGCTGCCATCAAATGCAGATGATAAATTCCTGTTTGAGATTATCCCAG GTAGCAGTACAGATCGGGAGCGGGATGCCTATGTTCTCATGGCGACGAGTCAAAGCGAGATGGAAGAGTGGGTGCGCTCTATTCGCAAAGCCATCGGATCACGGTCCAGTGGAG TATTTGGAAAGAGCCTTTCAGACATCATGGTATATGAGAAGAAATTTGGGTCACGTCTGGTGCCTATCCTGGTGGAGAAGTGTGCTGAATTCATCAGAGAGCACGGTCTGATTGAGGAGGGCATCTTTCGCCTGCCAGGACAGGACAACCAGGTCAAACAGTTCAGAGAGGCCTTTGATGCCGGAGAGAGACCCTCATTCCCCAG TGACACTGATGTCCACACGGTGGCGTCCTTACTTAAGTTGTACCTCAGAGAGCTTCCTGAACCTGTTGTGCCCTGGACTCAATATCAGGACTTCCTTGACAGCACTCTGATGCTGGATGCCGCCACTGCAGCT GGCAAAGAAAAGCTGGAGAAACAAATCAGCCTTCTGCCAAAAGTGAACTACAACCTCCTGAGTTACATCTGCAG ATTCCTTTTTGAGGTCCAACAGAACTCAAAGGTGAATAAGATGAGTGTTGAGAATCTGGCCACGGTGATGGGAGTGAACCTGTTCAAACCGCAAGTGGAGGACGCCATCAGTATGATGAAAG GAACTCCCATGATACAGAAGGTAATGACGGTGATGATCAGACACCATGAGCTGCTTTTCCCACCCTCTAAAGACATGCTGCCATCTCCTCTTCCgagcaagaaaaacaaaagcaagaaGAACAGTAACCCTCGCAGTTTTGTGGGCTGGGAGTCTGCAGAG TGTGAGGTGTCCTCCCTGTCTGAATCTCCTGAGGAAGAGGAAATGGACACACCTGATGAAGAGAAGAAGGACCTGTGGTCATCTGAGACAGGGTCAGAAGGCACACCTCTTTCTCCTACCTCTCCATTTTCATCTACAACCGACATGTTGCCCGACAGCCCCAGAAAAAGGACTCAAACTCTACCTAGCTTGGGCTGTCCGTCAGTGGGAAAAACAGTCCGCGAGCCTTCTTGGGAACCCTGGAGCAGGTTCCAGGAGAGCTTTAACGAGAACGAAGAGAAAACATTCTCAGAGGATATCTTTAAGTTACTTGACCTGCAGAAAATGACACTGTTTTCTGGAGGGCAGAAAAGTGAAAAGGAAAAAGTTGAAGGACAAAAGGACACAGAGGACACAGGCTTGCATAAGACAGCTAGCGATAATGTTGACAAACAGATAGATGCTCTAAAAACACAGGCACAGAGCACAACGCCCTTGCCCAAACCTCGACTGAGCAACCAAGTGAGTGCTGCACCTGTGAGCAGGGAGAAGCCAGCGGCACCTTCAGCACCAGCTCTACAGAAAAGCAATGCAGCTCAACCAGAAAACACAGACTCAGCGGTCATCATCAACAG TCTCCAGCAGAAGAACAAAGAGCTGAGCGCTACAGTGACAGAGTTGCAGGCAGCACTTGAGGCAGAGCGACGCTGCAAAGCTGCGTTAGAGATCTTACTACGCAATGCAGAGCGCACCAGGGATGAAGCACTCGTGCGCAATGAGCAGCTGAACAGAGAGATTCAAGAATTCCTCAGCAGACCGACTGGTGGACCGTCATAA
- the arhgap25 gene encoding rho GTPase-activating protein 25 isoform X2: MPGEGSPRSTHTGFKRSMEKPLKTGWLKKQRSIVKNWQLRFFVLRGNVLTYHKDDKESGVQGTIPLFSCQVNELPSNADDKFLFEIIPGSSTDRERDAYVLMATSQSEMEEWVRSIRKAIGSRSSGVFGKSLSDIMVYEKKFGSRLVPILVEKCAEFIREHGLIEEGIFRLPGQDNQVKQFREAFDAGERPSFPSDTDVHTVASLLKLYLRELPEPVVPWTQYQDFLDSTLMLDAATAAGKEKLEKQISLLPKVNYNLLSYICRFLFEVQQNSKVNKMSVENLATVMGVNLFKPQVEDAISMMKGTPMIQKVMTVMIRHHELLFPPSKDMLPSPLPSKKNKSKKNSNPRSFVGWESAECEVSSLSESPEEEEMDTPDEEKKDLWSSETGSEGTPLSPTSPFSSTTDMLPDSPRKRTQTLPSLGCPSVGKTVREPSWEPWSRFQESFNENEEKTFSEDIFKLLDLQKMTLFSGGQKSEKEKVEGQKDTEDTGLHKTASDNVDKQIDALKTQAQSTTPLPKPRLSNQVSAAPVSREKPAAPSAPALQKSNAAQPENTDSAVIINSLQQKNKELSATVTELQAALEAERRCKAALEILLRNAERTRDEALVRNEQLNREIQEFLSRPTGGPS, encoded by the exons ATGCCAGGGGAAGGTAGCCCTCGATCCACTCACACTGGTTTTAAGAGATCCATGGAGAAACCTCTGAAGACGGGTTGGCTGAAGAAGCAGAGATCCATCGTAAAGAACTGGCAGCTGCGCTTCTTTGTGCTGAGAGGAAACGTCCTTACATACCATAAAGATGACAAAGAGAGTGGCGTCCAG GGAACTATACCTTTGTTCTCATGCCAAGTTAATGAGCTGCCATCAAATGCAGATGATAAATTCCTGTTTGAGATTATCCCAG GTAGCAGTACAGATCGGGAGCGGGATGCCTATGTTCTCATGGCGACGAGTCAAAGCGAGATGGAAGAGTGGGTGCGCTCTATTCGCAAAGCCATCGGATCACGGTCCAGTGGAG TATTTGGAAAGAGCCTTTCAGACATCATGGTATATGAGAAGAAATTTGGGTCACGTCTGGTGCCTATCCTGGTGGAGAAGTGTGCTGAATTCATCAGAGAGCACGGTCTGATTGAGGAGGGCATCTTTCGCCTGCCAGGACAGGACAACCAGGTCAAACAGTTCAGAGAGGCCTTTGATGCCGGAGAGAGACCCTCATTCCCCAG TGACACTGATGTCCACACGGTGGCGTCCTTACTTAAGTTGTACCTCAGAGAGCTTCCTGAACCTGTTGTGCCCTGGACTCAATATCAGGACTTCCTTGACAGCACTCTGATGCTGGATGCCGCCACTGCAGCT GGCAAAGAAAAGCTGGAGAAACAAATCAGCCTTCTGCCAAAAGTGAACTACAACCTCCTGAGTTACATCTGCAG ATTCCTTTTTGAGGTCCAACAGAACTCAAAGGTGAATAAGATGAGTGTTGAGAATCTGGCCACGGTGATGGGAGTGAACCTGTTCAAACCGCAAGTGGAGGACGCCATCAGTATGATGAAAG GAACTCCCATGATACAGAAGGTAATGACGGTGATGATCAGACACCATGAGCTGCTTTTCCCACCCTCTAAAGACATGCTGCCATCTCCTCTTCCgagcaagaaaaacaaaagcaagaaGAACAGTAACCCTCGCAGTTTTGTGGGCTGGGAGTCTGCAGAG TGTGAGGTGTCCTCCCTGTCTGAATCTCCTGAGGAAGAGGAAATGGACACACCTGATGAAGAGAAGAAGGACCTGTGGTCATCTGAGACAGGGTCAGAAGGCACACCTCTTTCTCCTACCTCTCCATTTTCATCTACAACCGACATGTTGCCCGACAGCCCCAGAAAAAGGACTCAAACTCTACCTAGCTTGGGCTGTCCGTCAGTGGGAAAAACAGTCCGCGAGCCTTCTTGGGAACCCTGGAGCAGGTTCCAGGAGAGCTTTAACGAGAACGAAGAGAAAACATTCTCAGAGGATATCTTTAAGTTACTTGACCTGCAGAAAATGACACTGTTTTCTGGAGGGCAGAAAAGTGAAAAGGAAAAAGTTGAAGGACAAAAGGACACAGAGGACACAGGCTTGCATAAGACAGCTAGCGATAATGTTGACAAACAGATAGATGCTCTAAAAACACAGGCACAGAGCACAACGCCCTTGCCCAAACCTCGACTGAGCAACCAAGTGAGTGCTGCACCTGTGAGCAGGGAGAAGCCAGCGGCACCTTCAGCACCAGCTCTACAGAAAAGCAATGCAGCTCAACCAGAAAACACAGACTCAGCGGTCATCATCAACAG TCTCCAGCAGAAGAACAAAGAGCTGAGCGCTACAGTGACAGAGTTGCAGGCAGCACTTGAGGCAGAGCGACGCTGCAAAGCTGCGTTAGAGATCTTACTACGCAATGCAGAGCGCACCAGGGATGAAGCACTCGTGCGCAATGAGCAGCTGAACAGAGAGATTCAAGAATTCCTCAGCAGACCGACTGGTGGACCGTCATAA